In Zingiber officinale cultivar Zhangliang chromosome 1A, Zo_v1.1, whole genome shotgun sequence, a genomic segment contains:
- the LOC122014865 gene encoding FCS-Like Zinc finger 8-like, with protein MLRKRSIPVAGKPSPSSSHGGSKSKKPPSPLSLSPNRRLFRSFSSKGFSDHEVVAMNPNSIPEPKHLSFSKQQQQQPAKPPLELRSKPIGLGIVDALIEDAAKGSRSMILFGSQLKTKIPSMDSPSSPIEFGVKNKDSLLALVSPGAPFSPPAFAAGSVSVAELEKSEDYTCIISRGPNPKTTHIFDDCVLESFGVDEFTAVRKKTSGAGMGTQSA; from the coding sequence ATGCTGAGGAAGAGATCCATACCAGTTGCGGGCAAGCCCTCGCCTTCCTCCAGCCATGGGGGTTCCAAGAGCAAGAAGCCCCCTTCACCTCTGTCCCTCTCCCCCAATCGACGCCTCTTCAGGAGCTTCTCCTCCAAGGGCTTCTCAGACCACGAGGTGGTCGCCATGAACCCTAACTCCATTCCCGAACCAAAACACTTGTCTTTTTccaagcagcagcagcagcagcccgCGAAGCCTCCTTTGGAATTGCGGTCGAAGCCAATTGGCCTCGGCATTGTGGACGCTCTCATTGAAGACGCAGCCAAGGGGAGCAGGAGCATGATCCTGTTCGGGTCGCAGTTGAAAACTAAAATTCCATCCATGGATTCGCCAAGCTCGCCCATTGAGTTCGGCGTCAAGAACAAGGACTCACTGTTGGCGTTGGTCTCCCCTGGCGCACCCTTTTCGCCGCCGGCGTTCGCCGCCGGGAGCGTGTCGGTGGCGGAATTGGAGAAGTCGGAGGACTACACCTGCATCATCTCGCGCGGGCCGAACCCGAAGACCACTCACATCTTCGACGACTGCGTTCTGGAGAGCTTCGGTGTCGATGAATTTACTGCGGTGAGGAAGAAGACTAGTGGTGCGGGAATGGGAACGCAGAGTGCGTAG
- the LOC122014874 gene encoding single-stranded DNA-binding protein, mitochondrial-like, with product MKLRFLRLGVLEHLKGNFSQSRFPLCRRTCFSTISFNDDEENNKIEDDFVEEKKDLEPQSVDPNKGWNFRGVHKAILCGKVGQAPLQKILRNGRTVTIFTVGTGGMYDQRLSGNEHLPKPAQWHRIAVHNEQLGAFSVQKLLKNSSVFIEGDIETRVYNDGITGQVKNVPEICVRHDGKIRLIKSGDATASISLEGLRDGLF from the exons ATGAAGCTGAGATTTTTGAGGTTGGGAGTTCTGGAGCATTTGAAGGGAAATTTTTCACAGTCGAGGTTTCCCCTAT GCCGACGAACATGTTTCTCAACTATATCTTTCAATGATGACGAAGAGAATAACAAAATTGAGGATGATTTTGTCGAAGAGAAGAAAGatttggaaccacaaagtgtagACCCCAATAAGGGCTGGAACTTTAGAGGAGTGCATAAG GCAATTCTTTGTGGCAAAGTTGGTCAGGCTCCTTTACAGAAGATATTAAGAAACGGGAGGACAGTGACCATATTTACTGTTGGAACAGGTGGTATGTATGACCAAAGGCTCAGTGGAAATGAGCATTTGCCAAAACCAGCTCAGTGGCATCGGATTGCTGTTCACAATGAGCAACTTGGGGCTTTTTCTgttcaaaaattattaaagaa TTCTTCTGTCTTCATCGAGGGAGACATTGAAACTAGAGTATACAATGACGGTATCACTGGCCAGGTGAAAAATGTACCAGAGATCTGTGTGCGTCATGATG GAAAAATTCGCTTGATCAAGTCTGGTGATGCTACTGCTAGTATATCTTTGGAAGGATTGA GGGATGGATTGTTTTGA
- the LOC122014882 gene encoding cation/calcium exchanger 1-like, whose product MASLLVRVSFFLLLPLFLSAAVAAAEEEDCHGLRELDDHAAICAYLRAHTSACAPQGLIDYLQLFYCACGGRPFLGHALLALCLLLLFYLLGDTASVYFCSSLEGLSAALRLPPTIAGVTLLSLGNGAPDVFSSLASFSASSGVADVGLSSILGGAFFVSSVVVAVIALLIPGGAAAIDRASFLRDLCFFLLVLTALFLVLVIGSIGVWGSFAFFSLYIAYVVLVWIMHHHKNRDTDLLIPILHGSSAEEDPEAKLLSEEPHRLKTNSNSQVSFYFSRFIWILKMPLYLSRRLTIPDVSEERWSKPFTVASVSLSPLFLVTLWLAETGEVSTAEKLTLYLIGSLIGFLLGCIAMATTERSAPPKTCLFPWLAGGFMMSVIWSYIIAGELVSLLVSIGEIAHITPTVLAFTVLAWGNSLGDLIANVAMSIHGGGDGVQVAISGCYAGPIFNTLMGLGLSLVLASAASHPAPFVVPRDATIFETLGFLIGGLLWALIVLPRRGMKPDRVLGIGLLVIYFAFLCLRLLESLELVKIGIL is encoded by the coding sequence ATGGCTTCTCTCCTCGTCAgagtttccttcttcctcctccttcccctGTTTCTTAGTGCGGCAGTAGCAGCGGCGGAAGAGGAGGACTGCCATGGCCTGCGCGAGCTCGACGACCACGCAGCCATTTGCGCTTATCTCAGAGCTCACACCTCCGCCTGCGCCCCTCAAGGCTTGATCGACTACCTCCAGCTCTTCTACTGCGCCTGCGGCGGCCGCCCCTTCCTCGGCCACGCCCTCCTCGCTCTCTGTCTCCTCCTGCTCTTCTACCTCCTCGGCGACACCGCCTCCGTCTACTTCTGCTCCTCCCTCGAGGGCCTCTCCGCCGCACTCCGCCTCCCGCCGACCATCGCCGGGGTCACGCTTCTCTCCCTCGGTAACGGCGCTCCCGACGTCTTCTCCAGCCTCGCCTCCTTCTCCGCCTCCTCCGGCGTCGCCGACGTCGGCCTCAGCAGCATCCTCGGCGGCGCCTTCTTCGTCTCCTCCGTCGTCGTCGCTGTCATCGCCCTCCTAATCCCCGGCGGCGCCGCCGCCATCGACCGCGCCAGCTTCCTCCGCGACCTCTGCTTCTTTCTCCTCGTCCTCACCGCTCTGTTCCTCGTATTGGTCATCGGGAGCATCGGCGTTTGGGGCTCCTTCGCCTTCTTCTCCCTCTACATTGCGTACGTCGTCCTCGTATGGATCATGCACCACCACAAAAACAGAGACACCGATCTGTTGATCCCAATTCTCCATGGCTCATCCGCAGAAGAAGACCCAGAGGCCAAACTACTTTCCGAAGAACCTCATCGATTGAAGACGAACTCAAATTCTCAAGTTTCATTCTACTTTAGCAGGTTCATCTGGATTCTAAAGATGCCGCTCTACTTGTCAAGAAGACTAACAATCCCAGACGTGAGTGAAGAGAGATGGTCCAAGCCATTCACCGTCGCTTCCGTGAGTTTGTCACCTCTGTTCCTGGTAACCCTTTGGCTCGCCGAAACAGGGGAAGTAAGCACAGCAGAGAAGTTAACACTCTACCTCATCGGAAGCTTGATCGGCTTTCTTCTTGGATGCATTGCCATGGCCACCACTGAGCGTTCGGCCCCTCCAAAAACCTGTTTGTTCCCTTGGCTTGCAGGTGGGTTCATGATGAGTGTGATATGGTCTTACATTATAGCAGGGGAACTTGTTTCCTTACTTGTCTCCATCGGTGAGATAGCTCACATCACTCCCACGGTTCTGGCCTTCACTGTCTTGGCTTGGGGCAACTCATTAGGGGACCTCATTGCCAATGTTGCCATGTCAATCCATGGAGGAGGTGATGGAGTTCAGGTTGCCATCTCCGGGTGCTACGCAGGGCCAATCTTTAACACACTTATGGGGCTGGGTCTGTCTCTTGTGCTGGCTTCTGCGGCTTCTCACCCTGCTCCATTTGTGGTGCCCAGGGACGCCACCATTTTTGAGACATTGGGGTTCCTGATTGGCGGCTTGCTCTGGGCTCTCATCGTTctcccaaggagagggatgaagcCAGATAGAGTGCTGGGGATTGGACTGCTGGTCATCTACTTCGCATTTCTCTGCTTGAGGCTCCTCGAGAGCCTTGAGCTGGTGAAGATTGGAATTCTCTGA